One genomic segment of Oncorhynchus clarkii lewisi isolate Uvic-CL-2024 unplaced genomic scaffold, UVic_Ocla_1.0 unplaced_contig_9918_pilon_pilon, whole genome shotgun sequence includes these proteins:
- the LOC139398342 gene encoding ecto-ADP-ribosyltransferase 5-like gives MARHKILTFTVMLFVLAWILGVDSKMVSLPLHDPKSNYPLDMAPDSVDDSYKGCEEKMLRKVHDYYLPKERGENKDFNQAWTAAEDHYKEKGKLSKNYSLAIQVYVNATSNVYKSFNAATRTQKESYKTTFKYHSLHFLLTNALRILNNNFGKCFIRHFHTFRGTNVTFFSDRKTTMRFGQFTSSSLDKKIAKGFGTKSCFEIATYFGAPLGKYSQLPHEKEVLIPPYEVFKITKVMRRKDQKDLWCDVVYKLQSTEKGKSDLKCQMINKTLQ, from the exons ATGGCAAGACACAAGATCCTAACCTTTACTGTGATGTTATTCGTCCTGGCTTGGATTTTGGGTGTGGACTCCAAGATG GTCAGTCTCCCTCTGCATGATCCAAAATCCAACTACCCCTTAGACATGGCTCCAGACTCTGTTGATGACTCCTACAAGGGCTGTGAGGAGAAGATGCTCAGGAAGGTGCATGACTATTACCTgccaaaagagagaggagagaacaaagATTTCAACCAGGCTTGGACCGCTGCTGAGGACCATTACAAAGAAAAAGGAAAACTGTCTAAAAACTATTCCCTGGCAATCCAGGTGTATGTGAATGCAACATCCAACGTTTACAAGTCATTCAATGCTGCCACTCGTACCCAAAAGGAGAGCTACAAAACTACGTTCAAGTACCACTCCCTGCACTTCCTTCTGACCAATGCCTTACGAATCCTGAACAACAATTTTGGGAAATGCTTTATTAGGCATTTCCATACCTTCCGAGGAACCAATGTGACTTTCTTCTCTGACCGAAAAACTACAATGCGATTTGGACAGTTCACCTCGAGCTCTTTAGACAAGAAAATTGCTAAAGGCTTTGGAACTAAATCCTGTTTTGAGATCGCTACCTACTTTGGTGCCCCACTGGGGAAGTACTCTCAGCTACCACATGAGAAAGAAGTACTGATTCCCCCCTACGAGGTGTTCAAAATCACCAAGGTGATGAGGAGAAAAGACCAGAAAGACCTCTGGTGTGACGTCGTCTACAAACTGCAGAGTACTGAGAAAGGAAAGAGTGACCTGAAATGCCAGATGATTAATAAAACACTCCAATGA